TAGACAGAAGCAGGTGCTTTTCATAGTCTTCTCCATATCTCTTTGGTCTGATCTTTCTTACTGTCTTCAAAAGGCTGCAATCCTCTCTTCACTACTGACTTTAAAAGGGAAGGAAACCTCACTTCTTTCAAAAGCAACCGCAGTCTGGAGTGTTATGGGAGCTGAACACTCGAAGGACCAGCGTCCGAGAagaatgcttttgctggggaaaGGTCAGAGACTTCCTGCATGGGAAGAAGCTCTTCTCTCAGGAAAAGACCCAAAGTCATTGCTGAAGCGTGGGTTACATTATGTCAGTCTGAGCCTCATAATGAAGGGGATGACAAATGTGCCTGATTTTTTGTGGGGCTTGTCGGAGGTGCAGAAGCTGAACCTTTCACACAACCAGCTGATGGCTCTTCCTACAGCTTTGGGGAAACTAGACAGATTAGCGGTGCTGAACTTGTGTGGCAATCGCCTCAAGTGTCTGCCAAAAGAGACCGGGCTCCTCAAAAACCTGAAGGTTTTATTTGTCGATATGAACTGCCTGAGTGAAGTGCCAGCAGAGCTCAGTCTGTGCACAAAGCTGGAAGTTTTGAGCCTTTCACACAATTGCATCTCAGAACTCCCTTCAAGCCTCACTGATTTGAC
Above is a window of Caretta caretta isolate rCarCar2 chromosome 2, rCarCar1.hap1, whole genome shotgun sequence DNA encoding:
- the LRRC30 gene encoding leucine-rich repeat-containing protein 30, with the protein product MGAEHSKDQRPRRMLLLGKGQRLPAWEEALLSGKDPKSLLKRGLHYVSLSLIMKGMTNVPDFLWGLSEVQKLNLSHNQLMALPTALGKLDRLAVLNLCGNRLKCLPKETGLLKNLKVLFVDMNCLSEVPAELSLCTKLEVLSLSHNCISELPSSLTDLTSLRKLNLSNNCFIHIPLCVFALRGLDFLHLGSNRLENIAESVQYLVNLQIFIAEDNNIRTLPRSLCSIAALELLNVAYNSIQTLPTDLYLLHRLPKIAWNPMDKGLHISHNPLSRPLPEIVEGGLDVLFNYLKEKNQHN